A part of Amycolatopsis lurida genomic DNA contains:
- a CDS encoding AraC family transcriptional regulator, which produces MVFDSERFDLQPYTGFDMSRYVRRTYCSWEDSGWESLLVQRFDHVPVAEDMRLPGVADLHLVLPLSGRAVMESRGEGRWNRHQWGPGRLELAVPGMPLQRRYRGDETMRSLQVHIPGTTVEPVAARLGGRAVDHEAMAASVAGGDPLLDELVRAVGNAGEQDDLYAESAAAFLAVHLLTRHARKPEPPNAGREDQRVRAAAAMMRDRLSEPLTVAEIAGEVHLSVYHFIRVFKEKTGQTPHRFLGGLRMEEARRLLRDTDLPIAAIAGRCGFATPGALSAAFLKHTGSRPSEYRNS; this is translated from the coding sequence GTGGTGTTCGATTCCGAGCGATTCGACCTTCAGCCGTACACCGGTTTCGACATGTCCCGCTATGTCCGGCGGACGTATTGCAGCTGGGAGGATTCCGGCTGGGAGTCACTGCTCGTCCAGCGATTCGACCACGTTCCCGTCGCCGAGGACATGCGGCTGCCCGGCGTCGCGGATCTGCATCTGGTCCTGCCGCTTTCGGGGCGGGCGGTGATGGAGAGCCGCGGCGAAGGCCGGTGGAACCGGCACCAGTGGGGGCCGGGACGGCTCGAGCTCGCCGTTCCCGGCATGCCGCTGCAGCGCCGCTACCGCGGTGACGAAACGATGCGAAGCCTGCAGGTGCACATCCCGGGCACCACGGTGGAGCCGGTGGCCGCCCGGCTGGGCGGCCGCGCGGTGGACCACGAGGCGATGGCCGCGTCCGTGGCCGGGGGAGACCCGCTGCTCGACGAGCTGGTCCGGGCGGTCGGGAACGCCGGGGAGCAGGACGATCTCTACGCCGAATCCGCGGCTGCCTTTCTCGCCGTGCATCTGCTCACCCGCCACGCGCGGAAACCGGAGCCGCCGAACGCGGGGCGGGAGGACCAGCGGGTTCGCGCCGCGGCGGCGATGATGCGCGACCGGCTGTCCGAACCGCTCACCGTCGCCGAAATCGCCGGGGAAGTGCATTTGAGCGTCTACCACTTCATCCGGGTCTTCAAGGAGAAGACCGGCCAGACCCCGCACCGTTTTCTCGGCGGGCTACGGATGGAGGAAGCGCGAAGGCTGCTGCGCGACACGGATCTCCCGATCGCCGCCATCGCGGGCAGATGCGGATTCGCCACTCCCGGCGCCTTGTCGGCCGCTTTCCTGAAGCACACCGGGTCGCGCCCGTCGGAGTACCGCAATTCCTGA
- a CDS encoding LLM class flavin-dependent oxidoreductase, protein MGYEILGTPQAPTFGLDTFGDVENGADGQPVSQAEAIRQVVAEGVLADQVGVDYFGVGEHHRAEMAVSSPDVVLAAIAGQTERIRLGTAVTVLSSDDPVRVYERFATLDAVSRGRAEVTLGRGSFTESFPLFGYSLEDYEALFAEKLDLFTHLQGEKPVDWSGTVRPALEGAQAFPVTESGSLPAWVGVGGTPQSVVRAAAYGLPLVMAVIGGSPERFTPLADLYRRAVKEAGHQELPISMHSPGHVAETDELAVAQHFSHHQAAFAKIGAERGWGPMSRADYDAMAGPRGALFVGSPETVARKIAWAARTLGLSRFQLKYSVGALPHEQRLNSIRLYGEQVVPRVKELLG, encoded by the coding sequence ATGGGTTACGAGATCCTGGGCACCCCGCAGGCGCCGACCTTCGGCCTGGACACGTTCGGCGACGTCGAGAACGGCGCCGACGGCCAGCCGGTGAGCCAGGCCGAAGCCATCCGCCAGGTCGTGGCCGAGGGCGTCCTCGCCGACCAGGTGGGCGTGGACTACTTCGGTGTCGGCGAGCACCACCGCGCCGAGATGGCGGTGTCTTCGCCGGACGTCGTCCTGGCCGCGATCGCGGGGCAGACCGAGCGGATCCGGCTGGGCACGGCGGTCACGGTGCTCAGCTCGGACGACCCGGTGCGCGTGTACGAGCGGTTCGCCACGCTGGACGCCGTTTCCCGGGGGCGCGCCGAAGTCACGCTCGGCCGGGGATCGTTCACCGAGTCGTTCCCGCTGTTCGGGTACTCGCTGGAGGACTACGAAGCGCTCTTCGCCGAGAAGCTCGACCTGTTCACGCATCTGCAGGGGGAGAAGCCGGTCGACTGGTCCGGGACCGTCCGCCCCGCGCTGGAAGGCGCGCAGGCCTTCCCAGTCACCGAATCGGGCAGTCTGCCCGCGTGGGTCGGGGTCGGCGGCACGCCGCAGTCGGTGGTCCGCGCGGCCGCGTACGGCCTGCCGCTGGTGATGGCCGTGATCGGTGGGTCTCCGGAGCGGTTCACCCCGCTCGCGGACCTGTACCGGCGCGCGGTCAAGGAGGCGGGCCACCAGGAGCTGCCGATCTCGATGCACAGCCCCGGCCACGTCGCCGAGACCGACGAACTCGCCGTCGCCCAGCACTTCTCGCATCACCAGGCCGCTTTCGCCAAGATCGGCGCCGAACGAGGCTGGGGCCCGATGTCCAGGGCCGACTACGACGCCATGGCGGGACCGCGCGGCGCGCTGTTCGTCGGGTCTCCGGAAACCGTCGCGCGGAAGATCGCGTGGGCGGCGCGGACCCTCGGCCTGTCGCGATTCCAGCTCAAATACAGCGTCGGCGCGCTTCCGCACGAGCAGCGTCTGAACTCGATCCGGCTTTACGGCGAGCAGGTCGTCCCGCGCGTGAAGGAGCTGCTCGGCTAG
- a CDS encoding SecDF P1 head subdomain-containing protein, with protein MRNILVAVALVLLGVTGCQGGVSGQAEPEGDSFAIKDGSRLRFRPVLTEFPPGPATGAATNRQSTDPAGQQAAAAALDCSEGPDPLDGRDDPALPLISCDRVQGTKYLLGPAFLTGADLSRANVRLDSQSGGPLVGLSFTDAGGRTWADWTAANVGKQVAMVLKSRVLTAPMIQSAITGGETQITGKFTMSDARQLARDIAGA; from the coding sequence GTGCGGAATATTCTCGTAGCGGTCGCCCTCGTCCTGCTCGGTGTCACCGGATGTCAGGGCGGGGTTTCCGGCCAAGCGGAGCCCGAAGGCGACAGTTTCGCGATCAAGGACGGGTCGCGGCTGCGGTTCCGCCCGGTCCTGACGGAGTTCCCGCCGGGTCCGGCGACCGGCGCGGCGACCAACCGGCAGAGCACCGATCCCGCCGGACAGCAGGCCGCCGCGGCGGCACTGGACTGCTCGGAGGGGCCGGACCCGCTGGACGGCCGTGACGATCCGGCGCTCCCGCTGATCAGCTGTGACCGCGTGCAGGGCACCAAATACCTGCTCGGCCCGGCCTTCCTCACCGGGGCCGACCTCAGCCGCGCGAACGTCCGGCTCGATTCGCAGTCGGGTGGCCCGCTGGTCGGGCTCAGCTTCACCGACGCGGGCGGGCGGACGTGGGCCGACTGGACCGCGGCGAACGTAGGCAAGCAGGTCGCGATGGTGCTGAAGAGCCGGGTGCTGACCGCGCCGATGATCCAGTCCGCCATCACCGGCGGGGAAACCCAGATCACCGGCAAGTTCACCATGTCCGACGCCCGTCAGCTGGCACGGGACATCGCCGGGGCCTGA
- a CDS encoding YbhB/YbcL family Raf kinase inhibitor-like protein, with protein sequence MILANDPFARLPEVASFAVTSASVADGAAWSPDQLAGKDVSPHLSWSGAPRGTKSYAVTVYDPDAPTGSGFWHWAVADIPAAVTELPEGAGDDSGSGLPEGAFQLPNDARLARFLGAAPPAGHGVHRYFVVVHALAVESLGVPADCTPAFLGFSIAQRVLGRAVLVATAETAGPERIEVSRLIPAPADAIFAVLSDPEGHVDIDASGMLLAAEGDPVEQAGDRFVVHMDREALGDVPLGKYDVEVVITTLVPDEEIAWTVEGRVRPHARHIYGYRLKPAEGGTLVTSYYDWSEVGEEWKERITFPVVPESALKATLGILERTVRRRGISPTRGD encoded by the coding sequence ATGATCCTCGCCAACGATCCCTTCGCCCGGCTGCCTGAGGTGGCCTCTTTCGCCGTCACCAGCGCTTCTGTCGCCGACGGTGCCGCCTGGTCACCCGATCAGCTGGCCGGTAAGGACGTCTCACCGCACCTGAGCTGGAGCGGCGCCCCGCGCGGCACGAAGAGCTACGCCGTCACCGTCTACGACCCCGACGCCCCCACCGGTTCCGGTTTCTGGCACTGGGCGGTGGCCGACATCCCGGCCGCGGTCACGGAGCTGCCGGAGGGCGCCGGCGACGACAGTGGCTCTGGGCTACCCGAAGGCGCCTTTCAGCTGCCCAATGACGCCCGCCTGGCCCGCTTCCTCGGTGCGGCACCGCCTGCCGGGCACGGCGTGCACCGCTACTTCGTCGTGGTGCACGCCCTCGCTGTCGAGTCGCTCGGCGTTCCGGCCGATTGCACGCCGGCGTTCCTCGGCTTCAGCATCGCCCAGCGCGTACTCGGTCGCGCTGTCCTGGTCGCCACGGCGGAAACCGCGGGCCCTGAACGCATCGAGGTCTCCCGGCTCATCCCGGCTCCCGCTGACGCGATCTTCGCCGTCTTGAGCGACCCGGAGGGCCATGTCGACATCGACGCGTCGGGAATGCTCCTCGCCGCGGAAGGCGATCCGGTCGAGCAGGCGGGTGACCGGTTCGTGGTGCACATGGACCGGGAGGCGCTCGGGGACGTGCCCTTGGGCAAGTACGACGTCGAGGTCGTCATCACCACCCTCGTCCCGGACGAGGAGATCGCCTGGACCGTCGAAGGCCGGGTCCGGCCGCATGCCCGGCACATCTACGGCTACCGGCTGAAGCCTGCCGAGGGCGGCACGCTGGTGACGTCGTACTACGACTGGTCGGAGGTCGGTGAGGAGTGGAAGGAGCGCATCACGTTCCCCGTGGTCCCGGAGTCGGCGCTCAAGGCCACGCTCGGGATTCTCGAGCGGACCGTGCGGCGCCGAGGCATTTCACCCACGCGCGGCGACTGA
- a CDS encoding GntR family transcriptional regulator yields the protein MASPDKRMLSEQVYHRLRDAIMRGDHTPGAPLKPQDLAREHGVSLAVVREALVRVVGDGLADRLPNRGFAVPAFSDRRWQEITEARRTIEPLVLRLSVERGDLEWESRVRAAHHRLSRTPPFDEGEHLSGAWSEAHRVFHRSLLDGCGNPVLLETFDRMWTASELARRWAAQRSPGRDHLAEHRLLEETALARDADAAAEALTRHLTLTAAALTEQS from the coding sequence ATGGCTTCACCGGACAAGCGGATGCTCTCCGAGCAGGTGTACCACCGCCTGCGGGACGCGATCATGCGCGGCGACCACACCCCCGGCGCCCCGCTCAAACCGCAGGACCTCGCCAGGGAACACGGCGTGAGCCTGGCGGTCGTCCGCGAAGCCCTCGTGCGAGTGGTCGGCGACGGCCTCGCCGACCGCCTCCCCAACCGCGGGTTCGCCGTCCCGGCCTTCTCCGACCGCCGCTGGCAGGAGATCACGGAAGCCCGCCGGACGATCGAACCGCTCGTGCTGCGCCTCTCCGTGGAGCGCGGCGACCTCGAGTGGGAGAGCCGCGTTCGCGCCGCCCATCACCGGTTGAGCCGGACACCGCCGTTCGATGAAGGCGAGCACCTCAGCGGCGCGTGGTCCGAAGCCCACCGCGTCTTCCACCGGAGCTTGCTGGACGGCTGCGGAAACCCAGTCCTACTGGAGACCTTCGACCGGATGTGGACCGCGAGCGAACTCGCCCGCCGCTGGGCCGCGCAGCGCTCCCCCGGCCGCGACCACCTCGCCGAACATCGCCTGCTGGAGGAGACCGCGCTGGCCCGCGACGCCGACGCGGCGGCCGAGGCACTGACCCGGCATCTCACCCTGACCGCGGCGGCACTGACCGAGCAGTCGTAG